The Panthera tigris isolate Pti1 chromosome A1, P.tigris_Pti1_mat1.1, whole genome shotgun sequence region gaaaGCCCAGCACTAAGTCGTGTGCACTTGGAAAGCCAGGTGGTGACCAGAGAGTGGCCAAGAGTTTGGCAGTCCCATAAGACCCCGTGTGCAAGTACCTGTTTGCAAGCGATGAGCAGGGACGTGACCCCCAGCAGCTGGAAGCAGTCTGCAGCCACAGGGGTGGtggtaagaaagcggtccagagTGTTCACCGCCAGGCACAGCGATTCGAAGGAGAGACGGAATTGGCGATGCACGGGGATCAGCCAGCTAAGCAGCTTACAGCGGGATTCCGCCGTTACCTgccgggagggaggtggggggaggaccGGCTGAGCCTAGCGCAAAGAAGGTCTGCGTCAGGGACCAGCCAAAAAAAACCTAGGGAGCTTCCCTGGAGGAAGGCACAAAGGAGAAACGTAAATGCGCTGGTAACTGGGGAAAAACGGGGCAGCGCTGCTGCGCAGAGAGCAATGGACGGGCAAGGGGCCGGAATGCTCACATTCGTACCTGGCCCTCGGGCCGCGTGTGTATACACATTACCTTGtgtaatcctcagatcaattcaGTGAGAGGAAGGGGCCCCTGCTATTCAGATTAAGAAACAAGCTCAGAATTGTTAAATAGCTTGCCCGGGGTCGGGAGGAGTCCTTACTCGAGCCTAGAAACTTTCTTGACTCGTCTGCATTCTACCGTGTCCCCGCTAACCAGTATGGAAACTTCGGACAAGTCACTTAAGCCATCTAGGCCCCACtcttctccatttgtaaaatgaggacgGTGGCCCGGTCCTCCAAAGCCCCTTCCCGCTTGGACTGAGAACCTCCGTGAGCGCAGGCGGGGGCGCTGCGGAGAGCAAACagcagaagaaagagcaagaggaGAGGCGGTGGGGAGCTCGCTCTACCAGCGCCTCACTTGTGGCTGCCGCGCCAGCGACTCCCGCGGGTGGAAGTGGCTCTCCCTCGCCTTGCGGAAGACGTAGCAGCTCTGACCGTAGTCACGGAAGGTCTGTAGATCTAGCTGCTCCAACTGCTGGGCAGGAGCAGGTAGGGGGCTGCAACATAGCGCCGCGGAAGCTGCTGGACTATCTGCACCATCAGATCCGGAGCTGGGAGACTCGAACACGTCACAAACACCGGAGTCTCCGGGGAGTGGGCACGGGCTCAGTGGCTGCAGCGGCTGCTTCCTCCGGAGACGCGGGCGCCTGTTCTTCTTCACCGGGGCGCGGAGGTTCTGGTCGTCCCGCCTCCTAGCCCGGGCGGCGGGGCTCACGAGATTCGTGGGGCAGGGGGTCACCATTATGCAGTCTGGTGGCCGCTCGGTGATTCCCCACCTGCGGGGAACCGGAGGCCCTCAAGAAAGTGCGAAATAGGCTGGCGAAATCGGCGGCGAGGCCCTAAGTACTCGGCGGGCTTCTGCCCTCTACCACACCCCCGGCTTCTCACTGGCTGATTACTGAGCGGCACGAGGCCGAGTTTTCCCGGCTAAAGAACCGCTTCGGAGCGAGCGGCTGGCAGCGTCCGGCTTGCGCAGCCCGCAAGGGAGAGGAGGAGCTAACTCGAGTACGAGCGCAGCAGCGGGGAGTTGCTAGCTCCGCGCGCGTCCTGCGTTACCCAGGTAACCCAGGTTAGCAGCTTGAGCGTGCGCGCCTCcaagggtgggggcggggcggtggcCTGGCCGAGAGAGCGCAGAGTACCGCCCAGGGGCTCAATTGCTCCCGGGAAAAAGATTCCGCGGCTGTCGCCGAGTCCTGGTCCGGATAATCTCGTACGTGCTAGCGCTTTCTACGCAGCCTCTAATCCAGGTTGGTAATTTTGCAAAAGTTAGCTTCCGAACTCCAAACGAAGCCTCCAACTAGAATCCTGTCAGCACAGGAGTTTTCTTAGTAACCCATACAAGCAGTAATTCTAATTCGACTgcgtttgtaattattttttaggcGGGACCCCAGGACCCGGGTATCCCTCTTTGCGCCCCTCTCGAGGAGCAGAGCCCCCGCAAGTTCCTCTGCGCTACGTATCTGGGAGCTACTCCAGCCAGCCAGGCAGGCAATAGTGCTGAAATCAACCAGAAAAAATGGCCCCGCGAACGTCCGACTGCGGATTTGCAGTCCTATAACATTTGCTCCGCCCTTGCCACCCCAAACCAAGTAAACTGGAGCTGTTACGAACATAACAAGGTTGGAGGGTTGCATTGCTAGATTGATCGAATTGCTCACGGCCTTTTCTGTTTTAGGTCATTAGCTTCTAACCCGCTCCCCGGGGCAGCTCAATCCTCCTTGATTATTCCCTGCTCTCCGTTTTTGCTCCTTCAGAagctcaaaaaaataaagctggaaccAGAAGCGGAGTGCCCAGGCAGGAAAGACTGGACTGGATGTGGCAGTTTCCTCAGGGCACTGCTGGTTTGGTTCCTAGCTTCCTGTCCTGGTAGAAGCTGGAGTCTTCTGCCTGAGAGAACCTTCCTAAGGGGCTCGTATCCTGAGGAAAAGGGGCACAGGTAGCATCTAGTCAGCGTTGTAGGCATTTCTCAGTGGCAGAAAAcccacaaccctcagtttgatgAACTTTCCAGAAGAACTCCAAGAAGTGAGGTTGCTAGGTAAGGCAAGAGCAGGTTGAGCCATTCCCACCTCATgtcagaagaaagcagagaaatgtgTATAATCAAATTTAAATCCCTGTCCCTGGAAATTTAGTTGCATGTGGGGGTGTTGACTCGTAGAGatgcaggaaagagaaaagagacagatttTGGGTTCTGGTAAGTTTTACTCCTATTTCCCTGTAACTGAACAAGGTCTTTAGTTATAGACCTAAACAGTGTCATTTGTAACTTGAGAGATGAGGTAAGAATCACCGGTCTTTCAAGATACAGGTGCTAGGACTTGTTGTCTTCTCTCAAGCTTTTGCTGGGGGACCATTATGGGAGGAGCAGTTAAATCTGTGGAGAGGGCTCAGATGTCAGACTTTTTCCTTGAGAAGCTTTCTGGATGAGGAGGAAGGACCTAGGAATTCTGAGCCTTCTTATTAACCCAGATGGCCATTTGGTACAGTGGAAGGAGCACAAAGTCAACTTCTAGGGTCAATATTGTTGCTCCCATTTATTGGTCATCCTGGGCTAGCTGTTTacattctctgagcctctgtttcctcatttgttaaatgtGGTTGTTAATACTTGGCTTGAGAgtcaagtgaaataagtgaaaactCAAAGTCCTTTTTGAACATGAAGTAGGGGGGGTCACCTTAAAGCCTTCATTGGGAAGTCAATATCACCCTGGAGATATTGTGAAAAAGCAGAAGAGTCATTTTATCCACTTGTGGATGTGAGGCTAGTGTCTGTAGTTAACTCCCAACAGGCAGTACCTGAGCTTTGTACTGATGGGTGATATATTTCTTGGTATTTGTGGACTGCCTGTGATGCCAGGTCTAAGACAGTTATGAGGGCTTCAtgagtcctggggtgcctggctggctcagttggtggagcatgcaattcTTAATCTCAagttgagccccaagttgggtgtagatattaagaaaagaaaaaagtttccgGGGTCCTTCCGTCACAGAGCTGGCACTCTAGTGGGAGAAACAAAGAACCACTTGtcacatttcaaaaattattgtgATAGAGTATCTCCTGGGTGTAGGCTTGACAAATAAAATACCGGACACCCAGTTAAAATGAAGTGTCAGATAAATTTTAGCATGAGTCTGtttcaaatattgcatgggacacaTTTATACTGACAGATTGTTATTTATCTGATATCCAGATATTTTGTGGGTCATACTTAAACTAAAAGATTATTGTTTATCTGagattcaaatttaactgggcctTATAACATCTGGCAGCCCCATCTGGGTATCATGGAGCCCATGGTAGAGCTAACTGACCTGGTCTGGAAAGGCTTCCCATGCAAGTGATGGTTAAGCTAAGACAGAAGGTGGAGGgcttgaaagaagagaagagggattTGGGTGACAATTCCCCACAAAAAGGAATAGGATGTTGGAAGGTCTGAAATTATGGCTCTTGTAACATTCTAGGGTCTACCTGATAAGGAATGGCTGGAACACAGAGTTgtaagggagagaaaaagtgagataATCGTTAATACTGACCCAAAACTTGTATGTCTGGTACTGTTATGATCcatatgaatattattatagtATTTAATCGTCACGACAACTCTATGAGATAGATTctattattgtcctcattttatagataagaaaattgaggagTAAGAGGAAAATTAATTCGGCCAAGGTCCCACAGATAGTAAAGGGTAGAACAAGGATTCAAACTCAGCCTGGCTCCCTGTTCCATAATCACCATGATACTGTTTCAACAGCAAGGTCATTCAGTGTCTTGAAGGTACATTAAATGCTAAAGACTTTACCTGAAGCCACTGAAGAGGTCTTAATCCAAAGAGAGaaatctgtcttttgttttaaaagattattctggCTGATGTGTGGAAAATGGATTGTAGGGAAAAAGACTGGAGGCCATTTAGATGCAGTATTTGTGGTATGAACAATATGGTCCAAGTTaagggctttttatttttcttatgaggAGTCTTTAAAATTAATATCTCTTTTCTAATTTGAGACCTGGGTGCAATGCACCTTAAAGGCACTAGGTAGATctaaaatactttaaagatgTAGAAcctaggggcacatgggtgactcagtcagttaagtgtcctactctagattttggcttaagtcatgatctcacagctcatgggttcaagccccacattgggctccgtgctgacaatgtggagcctgctcgagattctctctcacctctctgtcaagatgaataaacaaacattaaaaaaaaaaaaaaaaaaaggtgtaggACCTAATTAAGCCCAGGCTTTTATAATGAAGGTTGATTAACCATGATTTGACCCTGCTTATTTTCAGGTGTGGTTTTTGGAACCTGCAAGAGAGTATTAATATAATAGAACTAAAgttaccttgttttgtttttttccagtttggcaCTTCATCTTCAATGAAAAACCCTCATCCTGCCCCAGGGCTTGGACAGTGATTGAGGTAGGAGGAATGCATTTACTAACAATACCTTGTTTAGCAAACAGAGTAGGTGGGTTGGGGTTGGTACCAGATATGTGAACTATTTTGTTAGCACCTCAAGATCCTTGAGCTCACTTTTGATTTTAAGTCACTAAAATTTATATTGgtcactaaaaattaaatttacttaagACTGTTTTCTATTAATGTAGTTAAGTGCCCAAATTGGAAAGTGTTTAGGATACTTGAAGTCAGAGAAGTGAATTTCTGGTATCCAATGTGGCTGAGGAAAATAATAACTGCCATAATTTTGCTGATATACCTACATATATGATAGGAATTGGACATTGAGAAGAAGTAAAAGAGTAGTAAGCAAAGTAGCATTCTGTTTGGGGCCACTTCAGGCCCCAGCTCTTTTGAAATACGGGAGACTAAGTGACCTTGCTTCAGTGGGCCTTGAAAGCTTTTCTTCAGACTGTGATAGCCTGATGctctctttgctcctttcccTTTAGATGGTAGAATTGCCCATGTAGATCCAAGGTGTCAGGAGGGAACAGTCCTCCATGATTCACTCATAACAAGAAAAATGCAAGCTAAATCCATCATGAGATACTATATTGTACATAATCTGATTGATAAAATTCAAACGTTTGGTAAGAGGATTTAGGGAAATAGACCTCGTTTTTGGtgagagtgtaaattggtacagccattttggaagacaatttggcaagATCtgtaaagatttaaaatgtacataatcTTTAACTCTGAATTTCCACTCCTTGATAATTAGTCTGCATCAGTGcaaaattactttataaaaagGTGTTTATCACAATATCCTTGTTAAAAGCAAAACGTTGATTGTCTTCAATAAGGGActtctaaaacacaaaatattatgcagctgttaaaaagaatgacgcagggggcaccagggtgactcagttggttaagcatccaactcttgatctcagcccgggtcttgatctcaggatggtaagttcaagccccaagttgggctccttgttgtagagcctacttaaaaaaaaaaaaaaagaatgaggtagatgGTTATGGACTGATGTAGAAGGATTTTCAAAATACAGTGTTAAGCAAGGTACAGAGCAGAATGTCAAATATATTGTCACTtgtgtaaaaaaaagaatatctacatatatctttatatatgcaTAGAATCTCTCTGGAAAGATACACAAGAAATTGGTAACATTGATTGCCTTTGGGAAGAAATCCTGGGAGACagaggtaagagagagagggtctTCCTGCTATACACTGTCATgatcttttgaattttgaactatATTTGTGTGTAAtctgtttcaaaaataacatttttcatatgCCTGTGGCCTGGAAGTTAGAAAACAGGGAACCCAGGTTAGTCCTGAAAAATGGTGATCACTATTATATGTGGACATTAGAAAGAGCGGATAGAGTAGAACAGGGCCTGTGTACTCCGGGAGCAAAGTTTTGTAACTTTATAAGTGAAACTGTTCTTTTGGAAGTTGGATTATATATCAATGAACGGAACAAATATCCCGGTCTTCATGGAGTTTATAGGGATGGAAGTGCCCGGAGAGACAAGCAATACAGGGACTGGCACATGGGGAGTGCCACAGGTAGATTgcgttatttatttttttttaatttttttaacgtttatttatttttgagtcagagagagacagagcgtgaacaggggagggtcagagagagggagacacagaatctgaaacaggctccaggctccaagctgtcagcacagagcccgaagcggggcttgaactcacggaccgtgagatcatgacctgagccgaagtcggccgctcaaccgactgagccacccaggcgccccagattgcGTTATTTAATACATTGGTTAAAGTTCACTGGAAAAATTTGGGCGAAGAACTCTAGGAAATGGGGGAGTTGGCCATGTGGACATCTGAGGGGGTAGCATCCTAGCCAGAGAAAATAGTGATGAAGGGGCCCTAAGGCATGAGCAGGTCTGCCATGTGGAGGAACAGCAAGGACACCAGTGTAGCTGGAGTAGGAGTGAAAAGGAGAGCAGCAGATGAGGTGGGAGAGGTCATGGGGCCAGATCACATAGGACCTTGTTATTGCCAGCATTCAGTGACTTCTTAGGTCTTGTTATGTTGCACttttatttattgtagcatttaaCCATCACTTCAACCGTACGAAAGAGGTACAGTTATTTTACCAATTCTACAAATGAGAGAATTTTTAGAGAGGATCAGGTGCTTGCTTGAAgatacacagctagtaagcagaaAATTAGGATTTAAACCCAAGTCTGTGATTCTAGCCTGGACATTCATCCTTATGCTCTTCTATGTTCGTTAAATGCTAAGCGAGAACCAAGAAAAGGCTTTGAGTCCACCCTTGGGCCACTGCTTAGAAAGAAGAGTAAAGCTGAGGGAATAGAGTCCACAAAAGATGGAGGAGCCCAGCGGGTCAGAGCTGGTTGGACCTTTTTGTGATAAACTTGGAGGCTCTGTGGTGTAGTTTAGCAAGGCAGGCAGAGTTCCCTACCCCAAGCATGTGCCAGGAGGCACAAGTTGAGCTAGGGAAAAAGAAGCAAGGCTTCAACGCTAAGAGAAGTGTGAAGCCATTTGGAGTGTGATGACCACAGACTGTATCTGATTTCTGTGAACCAGCCACCTCTTAGGAGGTGATGACATGAGAAAGTGACAGTTGACTTAGTTTCTCACAGAGAGCACTGGTGCTGAATAAACAAGTTTAAATTGTCGGGAGAGGGCAAATTTGGTTATCTGGCAGCCTTGCTCAGAGTGAAGAGATGGTCTCATAAAGGCAGCTGAGCTGaagagtgaggggaaaaaaatgggtgGGTTTGTACCTTAGCAGTGACTGATAGGTTGTTTAAATGTTCAGCTTTCTTTCCACCTTCCATTCTTGGTGTGAACgtgcattttaaattaattagtagatccaaaacaaaccaataaaggatctttaaaaaaagatctgttaCTAGAATATCACTGTACCTAAATACTGTAGTTGTCTCTCTCTGCCGTTTCACAGCCATTATTTAACAAGTGCCTACTAAGTACTGGGCACTGCTCTAGGTTTGCAGCAGTGGATAGGATACACAAGGCCTCTGCTTGCACAGaatgggaggggagaggctgaaagtaaaacagtgaacaaaatgtaaatgatatcaggggtgcttgggtggctcagtcggttaagcatctgactctcgatttgggctcaggtcataggagcccctgtgttgggctctccgctgacagcacggagtctgcttgggattctctctttccctccctctctgcctgtccccagctcttgctttgtgtgtgtgtgtgtgtgtgtgtgtgtgtgtgtgtctctctctctctctctctctctctctctctcgtagtAAGTCTGTGCAGCAATTTGAGTGTGCTGCCCTGGAGAGTGAATGGGGAGTATTTTCAGTTAGATGGTGAGGGATGCCTTTTGGAAAGCAATGCTCATGTGCTGCTTGTGTTCACAagtgaaaatgtctttttcttttaatgttgcGCAAATCCATTCCCTAAGTGAGATTTCTCAAAATATCAGTTCAATTGATATGTCCTTGTTTGGGGAGCAGTGTTTTCTGGTGGGGAGGGAATCCTACAAATGTTTAGATAAGGATAGTTAAATTCTCCTGAAGTAGTTATCTCAAGGTGATTGGCAAAGAGgtgaatttgaagtaggctcacTGTACACAGTGAATTTTTCCCAACCACATGAAAGATAAAGCTAGTACATCTCTGTgcttattattgttacttttattattttaaatgatgaggCTGCGGGTTGCAGAAAGGTCTTTTTAATGTCCAGTGGGGCATCCTATGTTAAAATAACCTCAGGCTCCTCTGTTAAATAGGGAAGATCtatcctgtcttttctttccctacCACACAGACAACAAAGAGGGCAGCAATTAGTATCTTTAGACTGTGGTGAAATAACCCTTTGTCCTAAATGGAAAGCAAAGCTGGTCCTATTGAAGAACAACAAAGGGGAAGGCTGAAGGACATGATATGTAATGCAGCTACTTGAATGTCAAAT contains the following coding sequences:
- the CCNO gene encoding cyclin-O; this encodes MVTPCPTNLVSPAARARRRDDQNLRAPVKKNRRPRLRRKQPLQPLSPCPLPGDSGVCDVFESPSSGSDGADSPAASAALCCSPLPAPAQQLEQLDLQTFRDYGQSCYVFRKARESHFHPRESLARQPQVTAESRCKLLSWLIPVHRQFRLSFESLCLAVNTLDRFLTTTPVAADCFQLLGVTSLLIACKQVEVHPPRVKQLLALCCGAFSRQQLCNLECIVLHKLHFSLGAPTISFFLEHFTHARVEAGQAEVSEALEAQALARGVAELSLADYAFTSYTPSLLAICCLALADRMLQLPRPVDLRLGGHAEAALQDCLSKLQLLVAINETSLTHMLPFQICEKCRLSPKLK